Within the Channa argus isolate prfri chromosome 12, Channa argus male v1.0, whole genome shotgun sequence genome, the region TCATTCTCACTCTGAAAAAGCTCTTAGCACATATGGGGCAGAAGCAAGGGCTTGGCACCATCCTCACGTGTATCGCATAACATGTATTTCAGACTGACCACACATTTCTCAATAATTTGCAGTTATTAGTTATTGAGCAGAGCTAAGGGAGCAAAACACGACAGAAACCACAAACATCAATGATCCACCAGAGCAGGATGTCAAGCTGCCAGCACAGCAATAGTGAGGTTTacgaattatttaaaaaaaaaagaagccctATTTCAGGCATTCTGCATTTGCTAGCAGGTTTGATTGTTGTCGACTTTAAACTAACCTCTCATCCTACGCACCATGgcacaatgtttaaataaatgttaaagatatgaaagctaaattattttttttttttaaacccatttGTTTCAAAGATCAGTTCTACCAGTAGGTGACACACATAAAAGTTACCATAATAAAGTAGTAAGTAGTTGTCATTTGTCAGaattacatgaataaaaactgtAGCTGCCTGTGCGATGTCACAGTCGACTGTTAATCAGCAGCCTGCTGAATCCAAAAAAAAACGCATCATACTTTCctcctttatttattattcatcagGGTTTTATTTTGCCATAACATAGCTTGTGAAAGCAATTCTTCTGCAAATTATTGTTTGTTGAAAATTCTGTCATTCAAGGACATTCGCAAAGTCCCTGCTATGAAGTGGGAATGTGCATTTTATGGAGCTCATAATTTTCTCtttatcatttgtcatttttaacaaattgaTAATATGTCATTAACGTCATCATATCCTGGCAAACAATAGTTTTCTACCTCGTTTATgaagcatttacatttaatatattgcTATTCCAGTCACAGAAAAGAGTGTAAAATGGTCTTTAAAATTTCAAGTTTTCCTTACTGTTACTTCTCTACACAGCTTATTTCACCTGATAACTTACCAGCAGTCACTTGGTGTTAGATTTAGCAGTAAAATCATTCTGAGATAACCTCTTGCCTGTGAAAGTTTACTCCCTAGTGCTTGATTTTGACATTTCCTTGACTAGAACATCAAAggaattttataaaaaatgctACCagcatgtaataaaaataagtaaataaaaaaaaatcactttttggaATTTAAGTGTTGTGTTATATGTTTACCTATTTTTCCATTTGAGcacaaaatcagaaaaacaagcaTGTATCCATTTTTTTCATGATGATTTCAAAAACAAgtattgaaaaacatttattcttgtttttattttgaacaacaaatgaacaaatgataAGCAGATTCAGCATAGCTTTCGATCAAATGTTATAGTTTTGTGTCATTAAGCTAATAACCTAAGCAGGATAATACTTTAAGCTGTGAAAGCAGAAAAGGACTGACCTACAGTGGGTCGCTCCTCACAGTCTCTTCCAGGACGCTCAGTGTAAAAGACTCTGACAGTTTTGTCAAAGCCGCAGTAAAGCTGAGTACCATCAGGTGAGAAGCAAAGGGAGTGAGCTGCTGTGAGCTCATCAAGGTGATTGTACGGGCGGAAACTGGCTCGCACCTCCCCATAAAACGCATCCCATATGTGGACTGGGTTGTCACGGCTACTGCTGGCTAGACTGCAGAAGAGGAGTGAGaggaaagacacacagacagaatggaagagggagaagaggaaaagagaaagtgaaaagaaaaagactgagAGACAGCAGAAGGTAATAAATCCCTGAGGAAAATCTTTATACAGCTAGGtgttaacataaaaacatactttgTGTGCAGTGAGCAAGTAGTGCACATGAACATGAAActagtaaaatgaaataaagttcTCAAAGGATacaaaaccaatttaaatgGGCAATTGAGAATGTTGTGAAACATACATTATTTATGACCAAAAACCTTCTTGTTTGATTAATTTTCCTGTTCCTGACCTCTACTTCACCACATCCACCTGAATATATCAAGGCATCAAAACAAATACCAGGCACTGTGCTACGCCTCATTATGGAGACAAGACCGGAGCACATTCTTATCGATTCAAACCAGGGCCAAAGACTGAGCCGTGCCTTTTTAAACTCTGATTATTAGGCACtgaacaaatgcagaaacatcACTGTGGCTCAATTAGACAAAAGAAATTAGCCCCCACCGCTACTGCTGCGTTCTGTTATGGCCCCTCCGAGTTGCAGCTTTATTCCAGAGCGGGGAAATGCCCAATTATAATGCTAGACTGCTGCTAGCTTGGAGTGACGCCTAGAACTCAGTGCAACTTAACCGAGCCATAACAGGGGCCCTTATTCCCTCTctacggggggggggggcatcaaCAACATGCAGCTTTAGGCAGACGGAGAGTTCAAGAAGCACTGGGGGGGAAATGAGAAACTAAATGCAGGATGTGTAAAAAGGGAGAATGAAAAGGGACAGAAAAGGGTTTGGGAAAATAAGCTTGTGTAGATGTGTTTAATAATGATAAACATGAGCTTTTATGTGGCTGTCTCAGCCCTACTCTGAGCTTGTTTGACCACCTGTCTGTGCTCTGCAGGATCTCCTCTCTGATATGTGGGAAGGATCAGAAGATGATCAAACGTATCTGCTGTAAGCTCCTACTGGCATACTGATTGTCATGACAGGCAGGTCTttgcacagatacacacaagGACTCAAGAGGTTCATTGTCCACAAGTCATTTGTTGATCGTTCCCTGTTTATACTACATTCATCTTAGGATGTCCAGCTCCCGACCCCCTCATCCCCCTCCTTTTAGCCAACGAAAACTGTCTGGTGTCAGGGTGGAGTGGTGCCAATGCTATGCCTTGATTAGACAGATCTGTCCAAGGGTGGAGGCTATAACTGGAGGATGATGGGAGCTGCGGGTATACACAGTGCAAACTGTTGGCAGCCTGACCTCAACTCATTAGCAGAGCTCTACCTCTCTCACAACAGAAGATCTGCATTCTCCACAGTTACGGCTGGGTGTTCCTGATGTTGGCTCTGCTTCGCAGCACAAGCAACAATCACAGTGATGTCATAATtaccacattttaaaagcctGCGGGAACACACTCCTGCACACACGGtaaaaaaagaggagaacaAGATGAAAAGAGAAGCCCCAAGTCAGGGTATCATAAGGCCCTTAGGTGTTGTCTGGGCTCCAGAATCCTGTTAGTGGGCTCAATCATGCTGAAAAGCACCATGGGCCTCAAACAGCAGAGCGGACTGCGATGGAGGCAGATGCAGACAAGACGAAGGCCAACTCTTCACTTCTAATGAGACACATCAGAAAGCTTTTACAGCTTCTCTCCATGCAGGCAGCCAGCTCCAGCAACGAGTGCAAATACCACTGGGTTTAAAGAATGAGTCACAATCAAACAACAATATCTATTACTGTCTATTAGAGCAGCTCAAGCACAGGGAAAATGTTAGCCAAACCCACAGTCCCCGGCTGTGAGAGTTAGATTAAAACCATCAGTCACTGACGGACACTAGCCTCCATAAACAACAGGCCAAACTTTCTGTGTATACACCCTGCACTACCTGGCAGGCTGCCCttcaaaatgaacatttcatCTAGCCACCTGTTAAAAGCTGGGGCTTAGGGAATAGTCTGGTAAAAATCAAGTTGAACTCACAAGCATGTATCTGGATCCATAGAGTTCATTTTGGGATACCAACAGTAGTCATAGATGGTGTCTCCCTCCGCCATCCGCAGCACTGGACTCTGCcacaaatggacagaaaaggAGGCAGTAAGGCACAAAGTCAACTGCCCCTGCAATCTACTAGTGctaatgctgctgctgaaagCCACTTTCACATACTATTCCTTGTATCATTTTTCAGTGGAAGAATAAGAGAAATTGAGCAATGTAAGCTCACTTTTCTACCCTtttcacagagacagagatcTCCATAATGGCTGAAAATGGAttatatttcaattatttttgttcACTGATCCCCATCTACCAGCCTGCAATACAATTAAGAGATTGGCTAGTCTCTTGATATTTCCCAAAACCTAAAAGGCAGAATGCTTATTTTAATCGAACTGTCTAATCTTCAGTAATACATTCTTGAGCTGCTGGCTTATATTGggagaaatattttgttttccttcttcaGTGGAATAACACAACAACATACAGTTTGCATAATGTCTGACAACACACACCCAGTTAGTGACCTCCTTTAAAGAAATCTACAGTGATGCACAACACACACCAACAGTATAGAAATATGTCTTGTTCTctctgtttaataaaaataaacaatattaggACTGAATTCATTTGTAAGCAGAAATGCCCAACATAATTTAACTCAATTAAACTTTATCAACTGCACCCAGGTTTGGAGAATGAGAGTCTCAATGAGCCACAACAAGTGCATTCCTGGGATTTTATTTCAACTCTGTTCAAGCAACATGAGTTTTTGATGAAACTGACCTGACATTTAACTCTTGTACTTCAGTGTTTTGTGGAAGAAAGTGACTAATGCTGCAGATATGGGCCTGATAGGTGTAACCAAGGAACTATTTGGAATTTACAAAGAATTAcactgtgtttatgtatgtactTTTGGCCAATACAATGCTCTATTAATGCTTAAGGTTTTTAGGTGTTGCCATCAAGTGTGATACTTCTTTATCATCTACTCAAATATTAGAAGAGACACTACTGTTAACCTAAATGTGCTCACCATCTCACGAAGCAAGTCCCAGTTGTAGCTGTAAATCTCTGGAGGGAGGTTGTACACACGAAGTACGTTGTCTGCACTGTTTGTCAGGATACAGGAACCATCAGGGGCCCTAATTGTGGACAGGCAGAATGAAGATGTCAACAGAAAACTACAAGTACTCTTGCTTCTTCAGTGTGGAAATTGGAAGTGAAAGACACTTCACATCTAACTGTGTTAATTCCTTTCTCCTAAGTTTTTGAAGAAAAGAataagcaagaaaaaaagcattcaaATTGCATGAAAAGAcaagcagtttctgaaatattcAGATCAGCCTGTCTGACAAACAACCATGCCACATTCAAAGTGATTTAAATCAGCTACATTTGTGTTATACTAAGACAGTTTGTAGTAAAATTAGTATAATACCCATCAAGAAATTCATTTAGCTTGATCATAAGATCATGATAACGAGCATGACAGCGAACAATTCTGTTAGCACTTTTGACAGTTCTAAGAACCATGATCATGAAGTAAATAACCCATAATCCTTTAACTTCATTTGAACAGAAGGGGAAATTATTTTCTTCCAGTCATTTAGTAGAACAATTACTGCCCTTCATGTCACACACCAGAGCTTGACGTTAACACTCGCCAATCCAACAAATAAAAGTGAGTTTCAGCAGtggcaagttaaaaaaaagtcactccCACTAGCCACTTTGACAGGTGgaatttctatatttttatagtCTCAAAAGCCATCTAAAATTATTGCAATGTGACACAACATCCATAAGCACTTCCACCACAGTGTTTGGAGCCTTTCAACAGGCACTTCTGCTCTACTGACCCACACATGACACTGAACAAGACATCTCTATGGAGCacacagtggaaatgtgaaCCGGAGGAGATATGGGGTGGCAAACAAATGGTGAACAACCAAAAACTGTTCTTAAGATATATGGAGATGAGAATGAGTTTTACAGATTGTTTATTGCTGACCTTTATATTTTTGCAGAATGCCAATAGTGTGTGACAGATGCTAATCAGCCagctaatcaaacagctgatttaATATTTATCTGTACCCTAAACTTTGGACAGTAGTTGAGGTGaacattttctcttcttattaTGACTACACTAACTTGATCATCTCTGTGGGAGGgctttttaaagaaacacacatggCAATTGCCTCCGATTCTAATACTTGTGGCTTTGCTAAGTGATAGCATTGGTGTGGAAGGCAACATATAAACTGACGTAATGAAGTGACTCGTCGGAGGCTCTGTAGCCTGTGCAAAAgcaaagcagtttttaaaaggTTTGCAGGTTGAACCATTATTGAACTGATTTAAGCACCAGTTCAACACTAACACCAAGTTTGTGTTGGTTGAAAAgggccatttaaaaaaatatgctggCCTGATATCAAACTATTTGCTGTATCAGTCAGACCATTTTATTTGCTGAGCGGATTCCCCATAACAATCCCAAACCATGGTATACATTCACCAGAAAGctaaatctaaatctttttATGCCATATGTTCCTGTAACATAGTGATTACTTAGTTTAGTGCTTTCAATAattgtgtgtatattttatatatatctcCTACTAGTGGGTATAATCTCTGGACTTATGCTATGGCTATATTAAGGGTACATACATATCAGCCACTGCCTTTGCTCTAGGTTGTTCTAAacataataatatacatttaatccCCAAGCTATACAACTTCCCTCCACATAGGGAAGGTGCAACAATGTCAATTACAGCATGATGAATGATGATAGTACTCTTGCTCTGCGGGGTTCCTTCAAACGCACAGACTGGTGTGTTTTTCAGGTCGTACCAAGGAGCTGCAATGAACTGACTACCACCTTTTTACCTAAATAACAAGCCTTGGGTTTCTAAGTAATTGAGAAAAGTGCCTGCGGTTCAAGAGGGGTAATAAAGCTGCTTTTGCTCTTAGTAAAAACCTCATCCATTCTGGATTCAGTCTCATGTTGTTATTAGATGAGATTACCATTTGCAGCCTTTAAGGTAATTCTCTGGGATGCTGGCATACTCAGTCCAGGAGCCAGTCAGCATTTGGGGTTTCTGGGTAAACTCCAATCCGAGCCTGGAAGTGAGAGAGACAACAACAGGTACATGGTCAATGAACTGAAAACAGAGAACCAAATGTATCCACTGCACTTATTAGAAATGATGATATAAATGAATGtgaattaatacaaataaaatcttttctCGGTTTAATGTCAgtcaataaaaaacattctaGCATTGGACAAGACTGTTGATTTATATAAAGTAGTGTTAGCTTGGAAAAAGCCAGAGAGGGATGGCAAATTTAACCATTTCACCAGGAACCACTGATCTGCTAGATACTGTATGAAAAGTAGCAAGTGGCCCAAATAAGGTACAAACAGGTCAAAAGAAAGatcataagtttttttttcttctgttgcacaaatgtgtttaactAATCCTCATCACAGGATGACagcaccccccacccccacatccCCACTGCCAGCTCAAAATAGCTCACTTGATATTCTGCCTACTGCATGTTTACACCAAGGTATGTGGACACCGCGGTTAAAAATAAACCTGATTTGTCTTCACTTACTGCTGGGCTTCAACAGGACTGTCTGTAGATCCGTTAGCATTGtgatcctcctcttcttctgtcgCTTTGCCTTCTTCTAAGACAGCACCATACCTTCCATCTCCATTCTGATGGCATTCACCTTCACCTCCTCCAATGACAGgcacttctttctctccttgaCTCTCCCGTTCACATTGTAGCGGCTCACCTGATTCTAGAATCAAACAATAAATTTGCCTATTAATTATTCTGACCTTGAATTATCATCTCTTATAAGATAAGAAAACctaaaatgaaatcaaagagGTACTTTGTGCGGCTGGCTCTTCTTGTGGCAAGCCGGTCTGTCCTGCCGTTTCTCCAGGTCTCTCATCAGGCTCTGCAGACTGTCCCAGGTCCTGTTCCTCCTCGCTTAGTTTGGTCCGCTTGGGAGCTGGAGGGGCCCCTTCCTCTGAGGTCTCTCCTGCCTCTAAGCATTCCAATTCATGTAAAGTTTGGACCTGTTGAGGAGGCTCATTATCTGCTTCGGCATCCTGTCCCGCACCCGCCACACCTCCACTTTCACTGGCCCCAGCCGAGTCAGACATACCTCTTTGTGAATCAGTCTCTTCTGTTAAGTCCTCTACCTGTATGTACACTTGCCTTGTGACCAATGGTGGCCTGTCAGACGTGGGTGAGATAAGTGCTACTAGGATAGTGCTTCTTCCTGCAGTGTGGGTGTTTGAGTCTGCTGGGGGTCGAGGACATCACAGCACTCACTAGCCTGGGGAAAATGAGAACAGTGATGCACGAAGATGGGAAACACAGTCGCAAGTGTATGTGAGGACTTTTAAAAACCTGTCAGAAAAGCCCTTTCTAGTTTAAAGCAGTACGTAACAGACACCAAATTAGTTGTGACAACCAGCAGACACCTGTGGCTAGTCGTGACTTGCCAACCTCTCCAAACTAGCATACATGTAAATTGTGCTCATTTTGCACGTGAGTGGTGCACATTGCATCACAAGACCTTAAAAACTTTACATACTGCACGGCCCGTTTCAGTTCTATCGGTATATCTTCAATGAATTTGAGAAAGAGCGCAAAATACTTCAATTTCCTTTAACCGTTGGTCCACAACAGAGATCGCAACAAGCTCTCGTTAGCATTACCCTTTGCtagctgtctgttttttttttaatatcggTTACCTGTGTGTAGCTTGTCTGGCGCTTTGTTCTGTTCGCAGTTTAGCTGTGACCACGTTTCTTCTCAACGGTGTCAAGGCTTCAACTAATCTCGGTGATTTCGTCTAACATGGAGAACTCTATGATGTTCTTCTACTTAAGAGCTTCGTTTCATTCACCAGCTCTTCAGAAGTTGTAAACACAGAGCGCGGCCATGTGTTTCCAAGTATCGCGAGAATAGCGCTGTTGACGTCAGAACGTCGTCATGGATGGCTCATTCATGGAATATTAATCTAGTTTATGTCATGTGTagtctttcaaacacacacgcacacggaAGAATTACAGACTGTCATTTCCAAATGCtatttatttagtaattatTTTGTTCTTCCAACAAACAAAAGCCAGActatttacatatatttcaGTTCTTTCCCAAAACAGTCTATTAACATGTATGCtgttattttaacaacattgaAAGAGTTATTAAGAGAAGGAGCTGAGCTGACTGGGGTTtaactttgaatttttttagACCAGTAATGTTAGCAGCCCTACAGTGAACCAGATGATCAACTTCGTTACCAACACGAAGTTTTCCGAGTATGCAACCAAACTTCTAGGGCTTTTTGACATCACGACCATGTAGTTTATCATAAAATCATTTGTagtcaagttaaaaaaaaaaaaaaaaatcaaaaaaacacaGCTACCTTTTACTCTTTTAAGCCAGTTTTACTGACCATCTAATATCACACAatatcagattttaaaatgtcaaaaaacatgttttgttttttagacatTCAGAAATGAAACTTCAATCTTTAAGTCTGGTTTATTGCAGTCAGTtgctgaaacattttgttataaTTCAATATAACTAAATGTTTCAGCAACTGACTGCAATAAGTAAGGTGTGGCAGGTAACTACCCACCATAATCTGAGTTCATCAAAATGTACAAGCCTTAAAAAGTGTAATCATCAGTTGCTGtttggatataaaaaaaaaaaaaaaattatattgtttaCTTATTGaggacacaaaacattttgatgaCTAAAACCATCAATCTCTCTAATCCAATTATGTATACATACATGAGCAAGACACGGAGTTTCCTTTCAAAAAGCAGACAACTGGCTGgctaattatttatttagtgctgTCAGAGATGACAAGCAACACTACCAGGTGCAGACAGAGGTGAGACAATCTGGGCCAAGTTGTGACCCAGTTCCTAAGTGTTAGTGTCAAGCTTGCTCTAAACATTCAAACTTCTTAAACATGCCCGAATTGTCATCAtctcaaaactgtaaaaaacaccTTGTAGCTTTCAAAACATGCAAGTCCCCCAGactgtaaacacaaaagaaaaaggcctAACTTATATCTCAATTTTACAAGGACTCTTACGCTGGCTTACTAAATCCTAGAGCAGTGTTACCTAACAATCCTACAGAAAGAAGTCTTTGCTGTATGTTCTACCCCAACAGCTCAGCTCCAAATAATGCAGGAATCAGCTCTTTATTGAACCTGCATCTCAATAATATAAACAGGAAATCTAAATGAATCCACTCttcatttttagaaaaacaaaagtcaaccACCAGCAAAATCAGATTAATCAAACAGCTTTGCCACACTATTCTGAAGCCAACTATAAACTTTTTTGGAGATTTAAGTTTATCAGGTTATTACAGAATGTACAGTTCCTTAACCCAACAGAAGACAGTCTTGTAGAAAGCGCTTTTGTTTGTTGAACTCGAGAGGAAAGTTAACTTTTAAGTTGGATACCACCTTGTTATCATTTAGAGAACATTTTCTGTTGCAATTCAAGACTGAACTATACAGTTTTAAGGCATGttaacagagaaataaagcaaaCCCActatgagaaaaaacaaaacacaaacttttacattatttacaaagCTCATTTGATTTATACTGATGAGCACTGacgtttgtgtatttctgtatgTGTGGTCACATGTAGCCCTGTTAAGTGTGCAGCCGTGGTTCTAGATGAGAGCCAGTGTAACTGAGTGTAGGTTGCTTTTGCTGAAGGTGTTCATGTAGTGTCTCTGCAGTTTCACTGGAATCTATGTGACATGTAGCTACGTTTTGTGgtgttttgtcatgttttaaagtcttttttgtACAATTCTTTGAGTTCATCcacttctgctgctgcagggaTTTCTGGTGGGTTAGTTGTAATCCAGCCACGTGCCACCCAACCCAATCCAGCTTTCGGTGTGGGACTTCCAGGCTGGAAAGCAGGTCATTTGTCCTACTCGTTAAGACTGCCACGAAACCACCTGGGAGATCAGGTCGAGGTGGAGTACATCATGCGAGCCACTTATGCCTGTTCATTCTCTTCCTGTCCCGAGAGCGACCGATTAAATCCCAAATCTCACTTCCAAAACAGATGGGATCTATGGTCAATAAATCTTTAACTTCATCTGGTAACTGTCCAGCCCATAATGCCAATGGCCTGCCCATTCCAATGTCAAGACAGAAATATTTCTTAGGGTTCTTAGGGTTCAAGAAGACATGTTTAGAAATAACCAGGTTATGGGTTGACTGTGCATTAGATCCTCTGCTCTTTGCAGAGCACAGCCAGACGCCTGtgagaagacaaaaagaaagagcaatCAAACTGTTTGAACAATCGTGTTGGAAACAAAATGCCATCAAATTAATAATTCAATAACAAGCTCAAATTAAGTCATGCAAGAGAGTAATTTAGAAAATTTACCAATGCCAAGAATTTCCCCCCTGTAGTCACTCTACAGCTCTCAAGCCAGTCACCAGGTTGGGAGGCAAAGTGGAAGCATCGTTGCCAGCACCTCTTCTAACCCATGTCTGCCTCTTTACTCTATATGTTGATCAAACACTCTTGGTGGGGGCTTGTAGTAGCCGCTGCAACATCCTTTTTGATAAGTATCTATAAGTCAGTCTTGGAGTCACTGTACCATGTCCAACATCTCCACGTCCACACGGTTGTCGCTTCCACCCCCAATTATTTGAGGGTTACTGGCAAACTATTGGAAACTTACAGCaagactatttaaaaaaaaaaagaaaaagaaaaaaaaaagaaacaacaacattgGTTTTCTTGAAGAACATTCACTCATATAGTATAGTCAATGTCTCATGAATTTTCCTTCATCCATTTGTAAATTTTCTTTCTACTCTCAAAGGTAATACAAAAATATGGTTATATACAGGAGCTGGGAGAAGATGGGTTtctcaagtcttttttttttcagtttgggaATATCGTTTCCATGACTTTGACAAAGTCGTAGCAATCCTCCTGTTGTAATTGTGCTCCCATCCCCAAAATGGTACCTCACAGCTTGAATGAACAAAAGTGCATAGGTGAGTTGGTGAGGGCAGGGTGTGAGTGCTTATGAGGGTTTGAGGTGAAGACAAGTGCACCAAGCAAGTGTACTCATATCGCCTTCTCAGTTCCCTCTATGGTTATGCAGCCCCTGCACTCTGTTCTCCGCAAAACAGAGCCAATCCTTGATTTTCCTGCCTCAACTACATGGTTGATCAAGTCTCAAGATCCATAACCTTGTCCATGTGTTTGTGAGGCCTGCTGCTCTTCCTCCaataaagaaaagtgaaaaaccCCAACACCACTCAATGTCCATATGGCAGAAGCGCACTTGCAAACCCCACCCATCTTATGtgggaacaaaataaaatatattaaaacaaaaaacaaacaaacaaaaaaaaactgcacccACAGATATTCATGTGGTTTGTAAACAACCGAAGCTCCAGTATGGAATAAAGAGTTCTTTTTTTGAAATCGTAGTCACCATTTGTACGACCAGGATTGTAGAGGCAGTGTGTTCAACTGAATCCATCCCgagtttttttccttctccactgtaaataaaagaagACGACCTCACTAAACTCTCTGAagcttttgtattttctttccattttttgaAATcttctgaggaaaaaaaaaaaattctggtaTCAGCACGGgtttcttgtcatttttttggaatacattcaatattttcttaagaaataatacacacacttcacatggcaataataaaacaaatgaaaaacaaattaaggaagttttttttttaaacacaacaaaaatagcAGCCTCAAGTGCTCATTATCTTAGTccaaatactttttaaactttgtatataatgtatatattcatatatatttttcattaaaaaagaaaactcgtCATTATCAAATTGCAACAACGAATAAGTAACACAATATGCTAACATTTCATGCACCGTTCTGTGCACTTGCACATTAagatgctgtattttttttttttccagagtcAGAAACTCGACACCTCTCATTCACAAGTTCGAGAGCTGACAAAAGGCAACGTGATCACACCTCGGGAGAACAGACCGGACTAATCCTCCGATGGATCACCCCTAGACTGAACTAGAAATATTTACGATATAAACGTACATACTTTACATACACTGTGCTGAGCACTGACACACTTCACACTCTCGCTCTCAAAAAAGAGTTAATGTCTCAGTGGCCACACACCCTATCCAAGTTCTTAGGCACAAATGTGCAttcatacacatacaaaaaaaagcacatgtatttaaaatgagtaCCTGTAGTCTTAACTCATTTCTATGAACTATGAATAAACATTCACTCTGAACACACATagacatacatgcacacacacccacccacccactctCATCTTGATGCACAGTCACATCCCTCATGATTCCCCTGTCTGCTATTCCTCACAGATCTAGAGACAGCTCTCCATAGGGAGAAAGTAAGGGAAATGGACTAGTGGTAGTCATGGTGTGATGAGCACAAAGctaacatttacaaatctaTGCATTTCTATTTCATCTGCCTTAGGATGAAGAGCTGGTGAGAGAAAGGATGTG harbors:
- the wrap53 gene encoding telomerase Cajal body protein 1, coding for MSDSAGASESGGVAGAGQDAEADNEPPQQVQTLHELECLEAGETSEEGAPPAPKRTKLSEEEQDLGQSAEPDERPGETAGQTGLPQEEPAAQKSGEPLQCERESQGEKEVPVIGGGEGECHQNGDGRYGAVLEEGKATEEEEDHNANGSTDSPVEAQQLGLEFTQKPQMLTGSWTEYASIPENYLKGCKWAPDGSCILTNSADNVLRVYNLPPEIYSYNWDLLREMSPVLRMAEGDTIYDYCWYPKMNSMDPDTCFLASSSRDNPVHIWDAFYGEVRASFRPYNHLDELTAAHSLCFSPDGTQLYCGFDKTVRVFYTERPGRDCEERPTVVKKQGQSGIISCFGFSPCQSVYACGSYSRCAGLYSCQDGTLLALLPTRHHGGLTHLLFSPDGNYLYTGGRKDPEILCWDLREPGKVVFSFKRNVATNQRIYFDLDQSGRYLLSGDTEGVVLVWDTQTTPPDGDEELLQPQLRFQAHWDCTNGISVHPFMPLLATSSGQRQFPWPGDSEGESGSDGEGTEAVTSPQEIRQDNTLSLWWAGPLGPAAEGTTEQSTVVLDA